The genomic stretch GGTTGACGGAGAAGTCCTGTGTCGAAGGTCAGCCTTCCCCGGGAGGAGCAGCTTGAGGAAGACAAGGGGCAGGATGTAGTCCTTGAATTTGGGGGCGTCGAGCGGTCCGCGGATGACGCACGCCGCCTCCCATAGCCAGTTTTCCAGTGCGGATATGTCAAGTTTTCCCAATTCGAATCCCCTTGCGAGTTTTCAATTCAGCTCCAGTCTAGCACTCGCCGGCTGGAAGGAACAAATCATCTACTTCTTTTGCTGCAGGTATATTCGCACGCCGCAACGAGCAGCCGCCTGTCGCAGCGTTTCGTCCTGCGTAGCCAAGGGGAGTCCCATCCGCATCGCTAGGTTCAGATATGAAGCATCGTAAGCGGATAGCTGCTGCTCCCGTGCCAGGGCTGTTATCTCTCCCAACATCCGCTCCGGCGCCTCCGGCTGGACAACGATGGGAAGCTCCTGCAAGAGCGCTAAGAACTGCACCGCATCCGCGTGGGCGATCCGGCGGCGCCGCTCGGCCACGAGGATTCCATTCCCCACTTCAAGCGGCCATACCGCGGGCACTATAGCCTCGGCGACCTCCAATGAGTCTAATACCGCATCGGTATAGGCATTGGATTCGTCTTCCAGCCCCCATGCCAGCGTCACCGATGCGTCGAGGATAAAGGAGGGATCAGGCATCAGATCCGCCCTTCTTCGATTAGGTCGCGTATTTTTAGGCCATCGAGGCGATGTCTCTTGCGAAACTCCTTGATAGCGGCGATCACCTCTTTGGGATCGCGTTCTTGCGCGCGGCGGAACGGCTCGAGCACGGCCACAGGTACCCCGTGCTTGGTGATCACGATCCGCTCCCCGTTGGCCACCCGATGCAACAACTGGGAGAGCTTGGTTTTGGCTTCATAAGCGCCGACGGTGAGCATCCGCCACCTCCTTTAGACCAGTCTACGACTAGTATAATCTGTTGTCGAAAGATGGTCAATTGCTTCACCGCCGTCGGAACAGGAACCCGATGAGGGTGAGGATCGCGGAGATGAGGAGCATGGAGGTGATCGGAATGTAGATCACAAACCCATCCCGCTTGATCAGAATGTCGCCCGGGAGGCGTCCCAGGAACGGGATCTTCCCCCACAGAAACAGCCCGACCAGGACGAGGATCACTCCTGTGATCACAAGGAGCTTTCCCAATGCAGTGAACCCTTCCATGGCGAAAATGATAGCAGATTCCCCGCCGTTAGGTGTAGGGGCGGGTTTGAACCCCGCCCTGGCAATCCGCCATGCGTTGCCTATTTCGCGGTGGCAGGTTATCCTGAACCGGAAAGGAGGGATCAGATGACGGATATTCTGATCTTCGTTGAGGAAGGCTACGAGGAGTTCGAGCTCTGGGTTCCCTACTACCGGTTCCTCGAAGCCGGATTCACGGTGGAGGTCGTGGGAGCTGAGAAGGGACGAATCTATGCCGGAAAGCACGGGATCGAGGTGCGAGCAGAGCGGGCGTTCTCCGAGGTCGATCTCACCGGGGTGCGGGCGCTCGTCATTCCAGGCGGATATGCCCCGGATCGGCTGCGGCTGCACGACGCCGCAGTAAAGCTGGTGCAGGAGGCCGATGAAAAGGGGATCGTGATCGCGGCGATCTGCCATGGGGGCTCGGTCCTCGTCTCCGCCGGGATCGTGGCCGGACGCCGCCTCACCTCCTATCGCTCGATCCGCGACGACCTCCGCGCCGCTGGGGCGGAGTGGGTGGACGAGCCGGTGGTGATCGACCGCAACCTGATCACCTCGCGCACCCCGCGCGATCTCCCCCGGTTCCTCCCCGCGATCCTGAACGCGCTTAAATGACCGGCACCCTGTACATCGTCGCGACCCCGATCGGAAACCTCGATGACATCACCCTGCGGGCGATCCGGACCCTGCGCACGGTGGACTACATCCTCGCCGAGGACACGCGCACGACGTCCCGGCTCCTCGCCCGCTACCGGATCGAGACCCCGTTTTACAAGAGCTACTACCAGGGGGTGGAGAAATCCCGAGTGGAGTCGGTGTTGCGGCTCCTGAAAGCCGGAAAGGATCTCGCCCTTGTCTCTGACGCCGGGACACCGCTGGTGAGCGATCCCGGCTATCCACTCGTCCGCGCCGCGGTCGAGCGCGGGATCAGGGTCGTCCCGATCCCCGGGGCGTGCGCCGCTCTCGCCGGGCTCGTCGCCTCCGGCCTCCCGCCGGACCGGTTCTGCTTCGAGGGAATCCTCCCTCGCAAGGAATCCGAGCGCCGCAAACGGATCGAGGGGCTGATAAACGAGACGCGAACAATGATCATCTACGAGTCGCCCCACCGCCTCATCTCCACCCTCAAGATCCTGTCCGAGCTCATCCCCGAGCGGGAGGTCGTTCTCGCCCGCGAGCTCACCAAGCGGCACGAGGAGTTCATCCGCGGAACCCCGGCGGAGCTCCTCCACGCCGTGGAGGCCCGCCCGGTCAAGGGGGAGATCGTCCTCGTGATCGCCGGAGCACAGGAGGAGGCCAGGGCCGAAGGGGCGGATGCGGAAAGGCTCGTTTCGGTGCTGAGGGAAGAAGGGGTGAGCAGCAAAGCGGCGGTCCGAATCCTAACCGAATTTACGGGCATCCCCCGCAACGAGGCGTATCGACTGGTTCACTCGGGCTAGGTGTACTTGTCGGCGACCGAGGAGGCAGCGTACGCCTGCGGCTTGATGCGCACGGCGAACCCGCTTCCAATGATCATCCCCACTACCTCATCGATCATCGCCTTGGTGCGGCCGTTCTTCCCGATGTCGACGTGGATCTCGAGGTTGAACGGAAGGAGGGAGGCGGCGGACAGCCGCGCGAGGAGGCGCTGGGCCAGCTCGAACGACAGCCATGCCTCGCGCCAGATCTTCTGCCGCAGGGACGGGATCTTCGGCTCGCGCCGCCGCGTCCAGAAGTAGCGGCCGCCCTTCCCGATCTTGTGGATTACGATCGCGCTCACCAAATCGATCATCTCTGTCCCGGTCGAGGAATCGGTGCCGACAAGGATCTCATAGCGCGCCTTTGGGTCAGCCTCCATCTCCGCGATGATCTCTGCGACCACCTCATCGAAGCTGAGGGCGCCGGCGTGAGGATTATAGAATTCTAGACTCTCTTCTTCTCCGCTCATCCCTGCGATCATAGCACCGAAGTGCGGACAGTGCAAGATGATCCCGGTGGGAGGATCACCGCTCGCCGTTCCGGATGAAATCGAGATAGCTCTGAAGGATGAGGACAGCAGCAAGGGAGTCGCGTATTCCACGTCGTTTCTTCCGCGACACGTTCGCCTGGAGGAGGACCCGCTCCGCCTCGGTGCTCGTCATCCGTTCGTCGAACGTCACGACCGGGATGGAGAGCTGTGCCCGCAGCCGGTCGGCGAACACCGCGACCTCGTCCGCCATCTCGCCGGCCGTGCCGTCCATGTTCAGCGGGAGGCCGATCACGATCCGCTCCACCCCGCTTTCCCGGACCAACCGCGCGATGTGTTCCACGTCGGAGCGTATGTCCGTTCGGATATACACCGGGAGCGGGCTGGCGATGATCCCGTCCGGATCGCTTATCGCAAGCCCGATCCGCACCGTTCCGTAATCGATCCCCAGGATGCGCATCAGCTTCCGATGATCTCAAGCGCCCGGCGCACGAGCTCCTCCACCGACAGGTCCTCCCCCCGCAGCCGCTCCAGCGCCTGCCGCGCCTCGCGCGGGGAGAAGCCGAGCGACTTCGAGGTGAGAGCACGCAGGGCGAGCTCTTCCCGCTGGGAGAGCGGGGACAGGTCGATCCCGGCTCCGAACTCGCCGCCGAGCTTGTCGCGCAGCTCGACCACGATCCGCTGCGCCGTCTTGCGCCCGATCCCCTTCACCGCGGTCAGTCTCTCGACGTCCCCGGACGCGATCGCCCCGACGAGCGCTTCGGGCGGGAGGGCGGACAGAAGCTGCAGCGCGAGCTTGGGACCGATCTGCCCCACCGGGAGGAGCGCCCGGAACAGCTCCCGCTCCGCCTCGGTCGGGAACCCGTACAGGTTGATCGCATCGTCGCGCAGGACGAGGTGGATGTACATAACCGCCTCCTCGCCGCGGCTCATCTCGGCGATCGCCCGACTCGGGCAGAAGACGCGGTAGGCGATCCCACCGGTCTCGATCACGATGTGATCGGTTCCGATCCGCACCACCCTCCCGGTTATCGAATCGATCATCCCGTCTCCTTCATCTTTCCCCGCCCTCCGGTCGCCTCCTGGAGAGCCCGCGAGAACGCGGGGATCCGGCTCCGGGGAAGGATGAGCCTCGCCTTGCCCACGGCGCCGTAATCGATCCCCTCGACTTCCGCCCCGAACCGATGGATGAGGCTCATCACCGGCGAGCTGAGCTCGGGGGAGAAGCTCACCTCCACCCGTGCCTGCGGCACCCGGACCACGATCTCCGCGGCCTCGATCGCAGCCCGGGTCGCATCACCGTAGGCACGGATCAGCCCTCCGATCCCGAGCTTCACCCCCCCGAAGTAGCGCACGACCACCCCAAGCACATCGTACAGGCCGGCTCCCTCCAGCGC from Candidatus Bipolaricaulota bacterium encodes the following:
- the rsmI gene encoding 16S rRNA (cytidine(1402)-2'-O)-methyltransferase — protein: MTGTLYIVATPIGNLDDITLRAIRTLRTVDYILAEDTRTTSRLLARYRIETPFYKSYYQGVEKSRVESVLRLLKAGKDLALVSDAGTPLVSDPGYPLVRAAVERGIRVVPIPGACAALAGLVASGLPPDRFCFEGILPRKESERRKRIEGLINETRTMIIYESPHRLISTLKILSELIPEREVVLARELTKRHEEFIRGTPAELLHAVEARPVKGEIVLVIAGAQEEARAEGADAERLVSVLREEGVSSKAAVRILTEFTGIPRNEAYRLVHSG
- a CDS encoding ribonuclease H-like YkuK family protein; translation: MSGEEESLEFYNPHAGALSFDEVVAEIIAEMEADPKARYEILVGTDSSTGTEMIDLVSAIVIHKIGKGGRYFWTRRREPKIPSLRQKIWREAWLSFELAQRLLARLSAASLLPFNLEIHVDIGKNGRTKAMIDEVVGMIIGSGFAVRIKPQAYAASSVADKYT
- a CDS encoding type I restriction-modification system subunit M N-terminal domain-containing protein; this translates as MGKLDISALENWLWEAACVIRGPLDAPKFKDYILPLVFLKLLLPGKADLRHRTSPST
- a CDS encoding DUF2905 domain-containing protein, with product MEGFTALGKLLVITGVILVLVGLFLWGKIPFLGRLPGDILIKRDGFVIYIPITSMLLISAILTLIGFLFRRR
- the ruvX gene encoding Holliday junction resolvase RuvX encodes the protein MRILGIDYGTVRIGLAISDPDGIIASPLPVYIRTDIRSDVEHIARLVRESGVERIVIGLPLNMDGTAGEMADEVAVFADRLRAQLSIPVVTFDERMTSTEAERVLLQANVSRKKRRGIRDSLAAVLILQSYLDFIRNGER
- a CDS encoding type II toxin-antitoxin system VapC family toxin; translated protein: MPDPSFILDASVTLAWGLEDESNAYTDAVLDSLEVAEAIVPAVWPLEVGNGILVAERRRRIAHADAVQFLALLQELPIVVQPEAPERMLGEITALAREQQLSAYDASYLNLAMRMGLPLATQDETLRQAAARCGVRIYLQQKK
- a CDS encoding type II toxin-antitoxin system prevent-host-death family antitoxin, whose translation is MLTVGAYEAKTKLSQLLHRVANGERIVITKHGVPVAVLEPFRRAQERDPKEVIAAIKEFRKRHRLDGLKIRDLIEEGRI
- the ruvA gene encoding Holliday junction branch migration protein RuvA; translation: MIDSITGRVVRIGTDHIVIETGGIAYRVFCPSRAIAEMSRGEEAVMYIHLVLRDDAINLYGFPTEAERELFRALLPVGQIGPKLALQLLSALPPEALVGAIASGDVERLTAVKGIGRKTAQRIVVELRDKLGGEFGAGIDLSPLSQREELALRALTSKSLGFSPREARQALERLRGEDLSVEELVRRALEIIGS
- a CDS encoding YigZ family protein; its protein translation is MIDSYRTIATPVKARLSRKKSRFIALLYPVSSEEEVKRVLDGLRREYHDATHRCSAYRLVSGEIARADDAGEPAGSAGPPILQALEGAGLYDVLGVVVRYFGGVKLGIGGLIRAYGDATRAAIEAAEIVVRVPQARVEVSFSPELSSPVMSLIHRFGAEVEGIDYGAVGKARLILPRSRIPAFSRALQEATGGRGKMKETG
- a CDS encoding type 1 glutamine amidotransferase is translated as MTDILIFVEEGYEEFELWVPYYRFLEAGFTVEVVGAEKGRIYAGKHGIEVRAERAFSEVDLTGVRALVIPGGYAPDRLRLHDAAVKLVQEADEKGIVIAAICHGGSVLVSAGIVAGRRLTSYRSIRDDLRAAGAEWVDEPVVIDRNLITSRTPRDLPRFLPAILNALK